A genomic segment from Amia ocellicauda isolate fAmiCal2 chromosome 13, fAmiCal2.hap1, whole genome shotgun sequence encodes:
- the foxe1 gene encoding forkhead box protein E1, which translates to MPVVKVEKDSSSDVSFSTANTETEEPPKGRRRKRPLQRGKPPYSYIALISMAIAHSQDRKLTLGGIYKFITERFPFYRDNSKKWQNSIRHNLTLNDCFIKIPREPGRPGKGNYWALDPNAEDMFESGSFLRRRKRFKRCDLTTYPAYVHEPPVFAPVQVPRSAYANSVYPSVAVNPPYSQQIAPNYYPSSSPGFSSSQPRMFSINTLIGHHGGLSGGADLLQQPSRSFSPDMASAASSCSLAGTGYQGQSCGGAMLSRSSNHMSFPYSVSNGHLSMNQSSYTQGNGQIYGTAGRLAMPSSSPSVASDSMDPYGRMSPGQFTTLAQYNSNGPISGTNAYLRHATYAGNMDRFVSAI; encoded by the coding sequence ATGCCGGTGGTAAAAGTGGAGAAGGACTCTTCCTCCGATGTGTCCTTCTCAACAGccaacacagagacagaggagCCCCCCAAGGGCCGCCGGAGGAAGAGGCCGCTGCAGCGCGGCAAGCCCCCCTACAGCTACATCGCCCTGATCTCCATGGCCATCGCCCACTCCCAGGACCGCAAGCTCACCCTGGGCGGCATCTACAAGTTCATCACCGAGAGGTTCCCCTTCTACCGGGACAACTCCAAGAAGTGGCAGAACTCCATCCGCCACAACCTGACCCTGAACGACTGCTTCATCAAGATCCCGCGGGAGCCGGGCCGGCCGGGCAAGGGCAACTACTGGGCCCTGGACCCCAACGCCGAGGACATGTTCGAGAGCGGCAGCTTCCTGCGGCGGAGGAAACGCTTCAAGCGCTGCGACCTGACCACCTACCCGGCCTACGTGCATGAGCCGCCGGTCTTCGCGCCGGTGCAGGTGCCCCGCTCGGCCTATGCCAACTCCGTGTACCCCAGCGTGGCGGTGAACCCGCCGTACAGCCAGCAGATCGCACCCAACTACTACCCTTCGTCCTCCCCGGGTTTCAGCTCCAGCCAGCCGCGCATGTTCAGCATTAACACCCTCATTGGACACCACGGGGGTCTCTCCGGCGGGGCGGACCTCCTCCAGCAGCCCAGCCGCAGCTTTAGCCCGGACATGGCCTCCGCCGCCAGCTCCTGCAGCCTGGCCGGGACGGGCTATCAAGGCCAGTCGTGCGGAGGCGCCATGCTGTCCAGGTCGTCCAACCACATGTCCTTCCCTTACTCTGTGTCTAACGGACATCTGTCCATGAACCAGAGCTCCTACACCCAGGGGAACGGGCAGATCTATGGGACAGCGGGCCGACTGGCGATGCCCAGCTCTTCGCCCTCTGTGGCAAGTGACTCTATGGACCCCTATGGCAGGATGTCGCCGGGCCAGTTCACCACCTTGGCACAGTACAACAGCAATGGTCCCATCAGTGGCACAAATGCCTACCTGAGGCATGCTACCTATGCTGGCAACATGGACAGGTTTGTGTCTGCCATTTAG